Proteins from a single region of Lysinibacillus sp. JNUCC-52:
- the coxB gene encoding cytochrome c oxidase subunit II — protein MMKGLKKWRLFSLLAVMMVFLSGCGEEYISALKPSGQVGKEQFNLLMLATGIMTLVVVIVSVIYLLAFLKFRRSKVGENVIPKQVEGSHTLEVIWTVIPIILLLILAVPVVTATYKFADVAAMDEVDAEGNKTALTVNVTAKLYWWEFEYPNQGIVTAQELVVPTGQKVYFNLKAADVKHSFWIPAIGGKMDTNVENLNKFYLVFDKESADLKDGVFYGKCAELCGPSHALMDFKVKTVSPEAFDAWVASMKATEGQTASKDSTDLGEATFANSCLACHAVSGVGGTGGVGPNLTTFGDRNRVAGFLEHTEENVQAWIKNPGEYKPGNLMMNPDGTAPIYGDLSEEEIQALATYIMGLSVEK, from the coding sequence ATGATGAAAGGGCTTAAAAAGTGGCGTCTTTTTTCACTTCTAGCAGTGATGATGGTTTTCCTTTCGGGTTGTGGTGAAGAATATATTTCTGCACTAAAACCATCTGGTCAAGTAGGTAAAGAACAATTTAACCTATTAATGTTGGCTACTGGAATTATGACGTTAGTTGTAGTAATAGTATCTGTAATCTATTTACTTGCATTCTTAAAATTCCGCCGTTCAAAAGTAGGCGAAAATGTTATTCCTAAGCAAGTAGAAGGTAGTCACACACTTGAAGTAATTTGGACAGTTATTCCAATTATTTTATTATTAATTTTAGCTGTACCAGTTGTTACTGCTACTTATAAATTTGCAGATGTTGCTGCAATGGATGAAGTAGATGCAGAAGGTAACAAAACGGCCCTAACAGTAAATGTAACGGCAAAATTATACTGGTGGGAGTTCGAATATCCTAACCAAGGGATTGTAACAGCGCAAGAATTAGTAGTACCAACAGGTCAAAAAGTTTACTTTAACTTAAAAGCTGCTGATGTTAAGCACTCATTCTGGATTCCCGCGATTGGCGGTAAAATGGATACGAACGTAGAAAACTTAAACAAATTCTATTTAGTATTCGATAAAGAATCAGCAGATCTTAAAGATGGCGTATTCTATGGTAAATGTGCTGAGCTATGTGGCCCTTCACACGCACTAATGGACTTTAAAGTAAAAACAGTTAGCCCAGAAGCATTTGATGCTTGGGTAGCTAGTATGAAAGCAACTGAAGGACAAACTGCTTCAAAAGATTCAACTGATCTTGGTGAAGCAACATTTGCTAACAGCTGTTTAGCTTGTCACGCTGTATCAGGCGTAGGCGGTACAGGTGGAGTAGGTCCTAACTTAACTACATTTGGTGACCGTAACCGTGTTGCAGGTTTCTTAGAGCATACTGAAGAAAACGTACAAGCATGGATTAAAAACCCAGGTGAATATAAACCAGGTAACTTAATGATGAATCCAGATGGTACTGCACCTATCTATGGCGATTTATCTGAAGAAGAAATTCAAGCTCTTGCAACTTACATCATGGGCTTATCAGTAGAGAAATAA
- the cyoE gene encoding heme o synthase, whose product MSNGRTFSATRNTKPGTSSVVKDFLALIKIGIVNSNLVTTFTGMWLAFQFTGRHFLQELDVLVCIMLGAALIIGGSGAMNNFIDRDIDPIMKRTKTRPTVTGRFKLNFVLTIALSFLIVGEILLFTASFAAGMWGLVGIFAYVVLYSMWSKRKHVSNTIVGSISGAIPPVIGFAAVEPTLGPGALALFLIMFVWQPPHFYALAMKRTEEYRAANIPMLPVVKGFKRTKYSMFFWILLLLPLPFLLPELGTGFLVLATTLNVGWLLLALKGFTTKDDMKWANKMFIYSLNHMTILFVAIIIFAVFS is encoded by the coding sequence ATGTCAAACGGTCGTACGTTTTCAGCTACTAGAAATACTAAACCAGGAACTTCATCCGTTGTAAAAGATTTCTTAGCACTAATAAAAATTGGAATCGTCAACTCGAATCTTGTCACAACGTTTACAGGGATGTGGCTAGCATTTCAATTTACTGGTAGACATTTCTTGCAAGAGCTTGATGTTTTAGTTTGTATCATGCTTGGTGCTGCATTAATTATTGGCGGTTCTGGTGCAATGAATAATTTCATTGATCGAGATATTGACCCTATTATGAAACGCACAAAGACAAGACCGACAGTAACAGGTAGATTTAAGCTGAACTTTGTATTGACTATTGCCCTCTCATTTTTAATTGTAGGTGAAATTTTGTTATTTACGGCATCATTTGCGGCCGGCATGTGGGGACTAGTTGGAATATTCGCTTATGTTGTTCTATATTCAATGTGGTCAAAGAGAAAGCATGTTAGTAACACGATCGTTGGAAGTATTTCAGGGGCGATTCCACCAGTAATTGGTTTTGCAGCAGTGGAACCTACTCTGGGCCCAGGAGCACTTGCCCTATTTCTTATCATGTTTGTATGGCAACCACCGCATTTTTATGCGCTTGCTATGAAACGTACTGAAGAATATCGTGCAGCTAATATACCAATGCTACCAGTTGTAAAAGGTTTTAAACGAACGAAGTACTCAATGTTTTTCTGGATTCTTTTATTATTACCGTTACCGTTCCTTTTACCTGAGCTTGGAACTGGATTCTTAGTGCTTGCGACTACTTTGAACGTAGGCTGGTTATTACTAGCTTTAAAGGGCTTTACCACAAAAGACGATATGAAGTGGGCAAATAAAATGTTTATTTATTCATTGAATCATATGACCATACTATTTGTGGCTATCATAATATTTGCGGTATTCAGCTAA
- a CDS encoding COX15/CtaA family protein produces MQHNRYMKWFAVAATVGMLLILLGGALVTKTDSGLGCGRNWPDCNGSLIPKEITTEVLIEFSHRVVTGVVSISILVLTIWTWRKLGHIREVKFLGFLSMFFLIAQALIGAAQVLWGQGDFILALHFGISLISFAAVLILSMIVFEVDRKFDADNVFIGKKLRWHTIAVTIYSYLVVYTGALVRHTDSSLVCPDWPFCYNETPFASPNNMYEWVQMGHRLAAIIIFIWITYITWHVIKEYKQQRVIYYGWIIAFIIVILQVLAGMSVVLTRLNLTVALLHSLFISLLFGLLCYMIMLVARSNYNEKNK; encoded by the coding sequence ATGCAACACAACAGGTATATGAAGTGGTTTGCTGTTGCCGCTACAGTGGGAATGCTCCTTATTTTACTAGGCGGGGCACTCGTTACTAAAACAGATAGTGGCTTAGGCTGCGGTAGAAACTGGCCAGATTGTAATGGATCTCTTATCCCAAAAGAAATTACAACAGAAGTATTAATCGAATTCTCGCATCGCGTTGTCACAGGAGTCGTATCAATTTCAATTCTTGTCTTAACCATTTGGACATGGCGGAAACTTGGACATATTCGTGAAGTAAAATTTTTAGGCTTTTTATCGATGTTCTTCTTAATCGCACAGGCACTAATTGGAGCAGCTCAAGTACTATGGGGACAAGGAGACTTCATTCTAGCACTTCACTTTGGAATCTCACTTATTTCTTTTGCTGCCGTTCTTATTCTTTCTATGATTGTATTTGAAGTTGATCGAAAGTTTGATGCAGATAACGTATTTATTGGGAAAAAACTACGTTGGCATACAATTGCTGTCACAATTTATTCTTATTTAGTTGTTTATACAGGGGCACTCGTTCGACATACTGATTCTAGTTTAGTATGCCCAGACTGGCCATTTTGCTACAATGAAACACCGTTTGCCTCACCAAACAATATGTACGAATGGGTACAAATGGGACATCGACTTGCAGCTATTATTATTTTCATTTGGATTACATACATAACTTGGCACGTAATAAAAGAATACAAACAACAACGTGTTATTTATTACGGCTGGATTATTGCTTTCATCATCGTTATATTACAAGTTTTAGCTGGTATGTCAGTAGTCCTTACTAGATTGAATTTAACTGTAGCATTATTGCATTCATTGTTCATTTCTCTATTATTTGGTCTCCTTTGTTACATGATTATGCTTGTAGCACGTAGCAATTATAATGAAAAAAATAAGTAA